One Algoriphagus sp. Y33 genomic window, CAGCAAATGAATAATACTCCCCTTGCAGAACGAATGCGGCCCACCCGATTAGAAGACCTGATCGGACAGGAGCACTTGTCTTCGTCTACCTCATTTCTTTTCAAAGCGATAAAATCAGGAAATGTTCCGTCTCTGATTCTCTGGGGGCCTCCCGGAGTGGGGAAGACGACTATTGCCAATATTATAGCCAATGAAATCAAAGCACCGTTTTATACCCTCAGCGCGATCAGTTCCGGTGTGAAAGATATTCGGGAAGTGATTGAGAAAGCAAAGTTCCAGCAGGGTGTGGTGCTTTTTATTGATGAAATTCACCGATTCAATAAATCCCAGCAGGATGCGCTTCTGGGCGCAGTGGAAAAGGGGGTAATCCGTCTGATCGGAGCCACTACAGAAAATCCATCCTTTGAAGTCAATGCTGCCTTACTTTCCAGATGTCAGGTTTTTACATTGAATTCATTGGGCAAAGCTGAGCTGGAAGGAATGATTCGTCAGGCATTGGAAAAAGATGCTGAACTGAAAAAGCTTGACGTAAAACTTAAAGAGAGTGATGCACTCCTGCGCATTTCGGGTGGAGATGGGCGTAAGCTGTTGAATTTGCTGGAGATTGTGATCGATGGGATCAATGAGGATCCCTGTGTGATAACTGACGAAAAAGTCATGAAAATTGCACAGCAGAAAGTAGCGCTTTATGATAAGTCCGGCGAGCAGCACTACGATATTATTTCTGCCTTTATCAAATCCATCCGCGGCTCGGACCCCAATGCTGCCGTATACTGGTTGGCACGAATGATAGAAGGGGGAGAGGATGTCAAGTTTATAGCGAGACGCTTGGTGATCTTAGCGTCTGAGGATATAGGAAATGCCAATCCCAATGCCTTGCTTTTGGCTACAAATTGTTTTGAAGCGGTGAAGATTATAGGCTATCCTGAATCCAGGATTATTCTTTCGCAGTGCGTGACTTATTTGGCGAGTTCCCAGAAAAGCAATGCTGCCTATATGGCAATTAATCAGGCTCAGGCTTTGGTTCGGGAAAAGGGTGATTTGTCTGTACCGCTTCATCTACGCAATGCCCCAACGAAACTCATGAAGGATTTGAACTATGGCAAAGCATATAAATATTCCCATGACTTTTCCGGTAATTTTGTGAACCAGGAGTTTTTACCTGATGAAATCAAAGGTTTAAAACTCTATGATCCTGGAGAAAACGCACGGGAAAATGAACTTAGAAGATATTTAAGTTCGAAGTGGCAGGGGAAATATGGGTATTGATGGAAAGCTGAAATCAAAATTTTTCAATTTTCAATTATTCTGATTTTCAATTGGTTAATTAAGAATGCTGAATGGCAAACGTTGAATGCTGAAGTTTGGAATGCCATTCATCTTTTTTATCATCAATGCTATAAACCTACAAACCCCATAAAAATAATAGAGAATTGTATTCTTCATTCAGATTTTTCATATATTTGTCACACTAACTATTGGTATGACACAAGAGCAATATTCCAAGTATTCATTTCTATTGGACCGCACAGCCCGAAAAGTGAAGCAATATGCTCAGCAGCAGTTCAAGTCAGGCGATTTTGATGTGACTGTTGACCAGTGGTTGGTATTGAAGAATCTGTCAGAAAACGACGTGCTAAGTCAGACGGAATTGGCAAACTTGGTTTTCAAGGACCATCCTACGCTTACTCGTATTATTGATTTGCTTTGCAAAAAAGGCTATGTAGAACGTGTGCCACATCCTCAGGACAGACGTAGCTTTCAGCTGCATTTGACAGAGACAGGAGTATCCAAAGTCTCTTCTTTGAGACCTGAAATACATCAGATTAGAGAGAAAGCGTGGGAGAATTTGAGCCCCCGTGATTTCGAAGAATTCAAGCGGATTCTAAATACGATTTACCAAAATCTAAATGGCGAATCACTCGACCAATAAGTAGTTAATCAAAAAAGAGAATTTTTAACCAGGGGAATCCCCAAATTTTCATTCACCATGATCCATACAGACCTTTGTATTATCGGAGCCGGCCCAGTAGGCCTATTTGCAGTATTCGAAGCAGGTTTGCTGAAAATGCGCTGCCACCTCATCGATGCTCTGCCTCAGGTGGGAGGCCAGCTTTCGGAAATCTATCCGCAGAAGCCTATTTATGATATTCCGGGCTATCCAGAAGTGAATGCGCAGGATCTTGTGGACAATCTGATGGAGCAGGCTAAGCCTTTTTCTCCTACGTTCACTTTGGGTGAGCGTGTGGATCATCTGGACAAGCAGGAAGATGGTTCCTATATAGTGACGACAAGCGACAAAACCAAAGTCCATGCGCAGGTAATTGTCATAGCAGGTGGTTTGGGTTGCTTCGAGCCTCGAAAGCCTGTTGTGGAGAATTTGGAGATTTTTGAAGGTAAAGGAGTTACCTATATGGTGAAGAACCCGGAGACCTTCCGTGATAAGAATGTCATTCTTGCGGGTGGTGGAGATTCTGCTTTGGATTGGACTATTTTCCTTTCGAAAGTGGCTAAAAGAGTGACCTTGGTTCACAGAAATGAAACTTTCCGCGGAGCACCTGATTCTGCGGCCAAAGTATTTGATCTGGCAAATAATGGGAAAATTGATCTGATCCTTTCTGCAAACCTCAAAGAACTTGGAGGAAACGGAAAATTGGATTCAGTGACTTTCGTGGATAAATCCAAAATCGAAATAAAATTGGAGGCAGATTACCTGATTCCTTTGTTTGGGCTGAGTCCTAAGTTGGGGCCGATTGCCGACTGGGGATTGAGCATCGACAAAAATGCGATAGAAGTAGATACCCGTGATTACTCTACCGGAGTGGAGCGGATCTATGCGATCGGTGATATCAATACTTATCCGGGCAAGTTGAAGCTGATACTTTGTGGATTCCACGAAGCTGCGATTATGATGCACTCTGCCTTTAAGTATGTGTACCCGGATCAAAAATTGAGCTTTAAATACACGACTGTCAATGGTGTAAATTCATTTTAATAGTAGTTTTGCAGCATGGTTAATTTCACTGTAGAAGATCAGGATGGAAATCGTCAAGAATGCGAAGCGCCGGATGACATGGGCTTCAATCTGATGGAAATCCTAAAAGCATACGAATATCCGATTTTGGCTACCTGTGGAGGCATGGCACTATGTGGCACGTGCCATATAGAAGTGCTGGAAGGTAAAGATGAGCTTGGACAGGCTACTGATCCTGAATTGGATCAGCTGGAAAATCTACCGGAGTATTATCCGACTTCCAGGTTGGCCTGTCAAATTAGAATAGGAGATGTATTGGAGGGTGCTGTTCTGAAGCTCCGCGGAGAAGATCAGTAAGCAGTCGTAAATATCTCGTAAATATAAAAAGCCACTCAGCAATGGGTGGCTTTATTTTTTATAACCGCAAAGGTCACGAAGGTATCGCAAAGGTCACAGTTGTCCTGCTTCTCCAGAAGCTGGACTTGTTAAACCATAGGGGTTGTCTTAAAAATCCTTAATGCTATTTTGAGATGAGTAGCTTTTGCTATTTTAGAGCATTATGAAATATCTGTTCACTTTCTTTTTTCTGCTGCCTGTTTTTTCAAAGGCCATTGCTTGTAGTTGCTCTTATCCTAGGCTTGCAGACTCTTACAGGTTCGCGTCAAATGTGATTTCCGGAAAAATCATTGGAGTTTCGACCTATGAAAAGGATGAAGCTTTATTGAGGATTACAATGGATGTGTATGAAGAATTTAAAGGCTCGGGTCTAAAAGAATTTTACATTTTCGATCCAGAGAAAGCAGATGGCATGTGTAATGTCTATATGCACAAGGGCGAAGAGATTCTTGTTTATCTAGAGAAATATGAGAATGGCTTGACGATGACGAGTTATTGTTCAAGAATGTTCCCTCTCAAATACATGGATAAGTATCCTCTAGAATTGGAAATACTTCGAAAAATTAAGGAGAATGACCTTAGTTATATTTCTAGGTTTGCTGTTGATACTTATCAGAATGATTTTTTCAGTAAGCTATCCAGAATAGAATCAAATGGCTCTATTCCTAAAATTGGAATTTTCGAAGTACAGTTGGACAGATTAAACTATTGGACAGACGTTAATGTGATCGAAGGATTTCAGGAAGATATTGATCTGAAAATATTAAAATTAATTAAAGAATCTGAGTGGATCTTAGATAACTATTACTCGGAGGATCCAATTCCTATACTTGCAAAATTCTTCCTTGTAATTGAAAATGATTATTGGCAAATGAGTGGCTCGTATATGCTTAATGAATATAATTTTATGTGATTATCTGCAATGATTCCAGTAGCCATATTTTCCTTGTTTTACTGGACGGAAGACCGATGAAGGGTGACAGAAGTGGCCGTGACGCTAGTGTTTTTCGAATATTATGGCACCTTTCTTCCGTTATTGGTAGAAAAGCTGATATACATATAATTTTAAATAATTTGATAAAAAAGTATCCAGTTTCTTGCCTTTCACACAGTTGTCCTGCTTCTTCTGAAGCTGGATTTATTTTTGTTTACAAGGAAGATAGGGTTTGTCTCACAAATGTTTTTAGGGAAAAAGTGTAAATTACTTCAAATTGAAGAGTTATTGTGACCAATGCCAAATAGCAATGAAAACCCTCCTTCTCCCATTCTTTCTCCTGATCAGCTCAGCGGCATTTTGCCAGAATCCTTTGAATACAAAGGGAGAATCCCAAGAGATTATTGATTTGATCGGTTCATATTCCAAAGCCCGGGACACAAGAGATACTGTATTGCTGAAAGAGATCTTGACTGAGGATATTGATCAGCTCGTTTCTTCCGGTGAGTGGCGCAAAGGACTGGGCGAAGCCGTAAAAGGAATGAATGAAAGTTCTGTCTCAATTCCAGGTGATAGAATTCTAAAAGTGGAGTCTATCCGGTTTCTCAATCCCGATGCTGCAATTGTGGATTGCCGCTATGAGATCAAAAATGCCGATAGAACTATTCGCAAGATGTGGAGTACCTTCGTAGTGGTGACGGAAACCGAACAGTGGAAAATTTCGGCTATCCGAAATATGCTTCCGACGGGGGAATAATCTATTATCCATTCACTGACGTTGTCTTTATTTATTTCAGCCCATTTGGCACTTGGATAAGCTTTTGCAAAAGCTGCCGGGATTTTCGCTTTTGAAGCTCCCCATTTACATTCAATTGCCTGTATTTGCTGATTGCTGTTGATTTCGAGCAGATCAATTTCTTGTCCGTCATACGTCCTCCAAAAGCATAAGTGAATCATGCTCATTGTCCTCAAGGATATTTTCGATAATAGTGGTTTTGCCGGTTCTTCTGCTTCCGTACAGTATCAGAACTTTTTGTTTTCCAATTTGATCGGACAGCCGTTGTCCAATAAACTTTGGGATTTCCATGGTCATCTGATTAAGGTAATTTATTAAAATGTTCATTAGGCGGTTTGTGCTGATCTGTTTAGAAAAGCTCAGTGTTATTGCAATTGAAGGCTCTTTTTTCTAACCAATTTTTTAAAAGTAGAAATGTCGAGTAAACGCATTTTTATTTGTATAGCAAAAATGATTTTGTTTTTTGGTTTAAATTTACCCGAAAGATTAATTTTAAACAGATTTTTATCTCATTTTGAGCGATACAGAACCCCTATATTATGAATAGAAAATTATTTGTCCTGCCGGCATTACTTTTGGCTGGGATGACTTTTGCCCAAGAAGTAGATCTTGAGGCAATTGAAAAAATCAAAAAAGAAGGCTTGGGAAATTCCAAAGTAGAGGAAATAGCATTTCAACTAGTGGATAAAGCAGGGCCAAGACTTAGCAACTCGGAAGGTTACGAGCGGGCTACCGAATATGCCATCAAACAATTGTCGGATTGGGGTTTGGAAAATGCTGCTGCAGAGCCTTGGGGTGAGTTTGGACGTGGTTGGGAAATGGAGAAAAGTTACATCGCAATGACTAAACCCTATTACATGCCTTTCATTGCCATTCCAAAGGCTTGGACAGAAAGCACGAAGGGTGAAGTAAGCGGTAAAGTTATTTTTTTGGATATCCAAAAGGAAGAGGACTTTGCCGAATACAAGGGCAAACTCAAAGGGGCTATCATTGCCATCAAGCCTACCGGCACACAGGAACCAACATTTGAACCGGATGCGGTCAGATACACTGTCGAGCAATTGCATGGCATGGAGCATCCAACACCTCGGGGAAATAGCGGCTATACGCCGGAAATGCTCGCCCAATTCAGGGCGGCACGTGAATTTGCTGCCAAAGTCAATTTATTTATCGCTGAAGAAGGTGCTGCATTGATCATCAAAGGGGTTAATGGTCGTCATGGCACGCTATTTACAAGTAGCCCAAGAGGCTATTTGAAAGATACGCCTGTCGGTGTCCCTGAACTGGAAACTGCGCCGGAAAATGTGAATCTTATGGCAAGATTAAGCGAAAATGGGGTGAAAGTCGAGGTAGAGGCAGAGGTTAAGACCCGGTATAGAACTGAAGATCTGCAAGGCTATAATGTGATAGCAGAAATTCCCGGTTCTGATCCTTCATTGAAGTCAGAGGTTGTGATGCTTGGTGGACACCTGGATTCCTGGCATGGGGCAAATGGGGCTACTGATAATGCTGCCGGCTGTATTGTAATGATGGAAGCTGTAAGGATTTTAAAAGCAACTGGTCTTCAGCCCAAAAGAACGGTTCGCATTGCGCTTTGGGGTGGAGAAGAACAGGGGTTGCATGGCTCAAGAGGCTATGTGAAAAACCATTTCGGAGACCGGGAGACGATGGAATTAAAGCCTGAATATGAGAAGATTTCTGCCTACTACAATATTGACAATGGAACTGGACGGATTCGTGGGATTTATTTGCAGGGAAATGCAGCTGTAGAACCTATTTTCAATGAATGGTTTACTTCTCTGGATGATATTGTAGAAGACCGTACCATTACGATCAGCAACACAGGGGGCACAGACCACCAGAGTTTTGATGCCTTAAGTATCCCAGGCTTCCAGTTTATTCAGGATCCTATCGAGTACCGTACGAGAACCCACCATACCAACATGGACACATTTGAGCGATTGGAGTTGGATGATTTGAAGCAAATGTCAGTAGTCATCGCTTCCTTTGTGTTCAATACTGCCCAAAGAGACGGGATTCTTCCCAGAAAAGAATTAACAAAAACTGAATAAATAACCTACAATCAACCAAATGTAACCGGATACGAAGCAATTTGTATCCGGTTTTTTTGCGGAATGTAGGTGTACTTCTACTTCGCTTGATGTAATAATTTCGGTTTTTGAAACAGATCTCCTTTTTTAGTTTAGGAAGAAGCATTGATTCTGCTCAATTGCCTTTATTTTTAGCAAAACAAAATCCGGAATGTTGACCAAAGAAAAAGCAATTTTCAATTGGAGCGGAGGTAAAGATTCCGCACTTACCCTATACAAATTACAGCAGTCACAAGACTTTGAAATTGCCTGTTTGCTGACGAGTATCAGCGGGAAGTATCAACGGATCTCTATGCATGGCGTTCGGGTGGACTTATTGGAAGCACAAGCTGAACATATTGGAATTCCTCTGGTGAAAATGGAAGTTCCCGATATGCCGTCTATGGCTGTCTATGAAGAAACCATGCGGAATATGCTTTCCGGATTGAAGAAAGAAGGAATCACTGCCTCTGTTTTTGGTGATATTTTTCTGGAAGATCTGAGAACCTATCGTGAGGGTAAATTGGCGGAGTTGGATTTAAAGGGTGTATTTCCTCTTTGGAAGCGACCAACAGATCTACTGATTCGAGAATTTCTGGATTTGGGTTTCAAGACAATCACTACTTGCGTGAATGAAAAGTATTTGGATAAAAGCTTTGTGGGGAGGGTGATTGACGAAGAATTTTTGAAAGATCTACCCGACGATGTGGATCCCTGCGGAGAGAATGGCGAATTTCACACGTTTGTATATGATGGGCCGATTTTCAGCAAGCCTATAAATTTTAAAAAGGGAGAGATTGTTCTCAGAAAATACGAAGCACCCAAAAGCGAAGATGATGCTGACCAATGTTTTTCCGATAAGAAAGAAGATCCCGCAAGGTATGGATTTTGGTATTGTGATTTGATTCCTGTTTAGACATTTTACTTTTCAACACTATCGATCTTTACTCCCAGAGTAAGCTCTAATGCTATAGATTGTCCGATTTCTTCTTCGATTTCCTGCTGAATTTCTAAAAAATCCTGCTCATCGAGCGCTTTTTCTGATAGGATTGTAACAGATAATTTGAGCGGTTGCATCTGGACTACTTTTACTTGCCGTAGTAAGCCATGTGGGATTTCTTTTCCGCTTAGTCCTTGGATGATTTCGTTTTCTTCCACCATTTTATTGAAAGTCAAGCCTAGCGGCAATGCGATAGCGATCAGAATTCCAAGGCTGATGAGCAAACCTCTTTTGGCAAGCCGAAATGGACTGAAGCCTAGCATAAGAAAAGTCAGGGAGGCAGCCATCACGATTCCTGCAAGGTTTGTTCCCAGCAAAAGCATCGCCCCCCAAAACACATTCCAATCTAACCATCCAATACCAATTCCTGCAACAGCAAGGGGTGGTACTAAAGCAACCGAAATCGCAACTCCAGCCAGCGTTTTGGATATTTCTTCTTTTGAATAGGCATAGGCTCCCGCTATTCCTGAGGCAATGGCAATTCCTAAGTCAAGGAGATTTGGACGGATTCTGGCGGTGATCTGATTATTGAGATCTTCAAGTGGAGTGATCCAAGTGATTAGGATTGAAAATATCAAACCCAATACAATTCCCCAGAATATAGTGACCATACTATTCTTTATCAGCAGCGTATCTTGCCTAAGTGCACCCATGGCCAAGGAGATAATTGGCCCCATCAGTGGAGCCAGAATCATCGCACCAATCACCACAGGGGCTGAATCCCCGAAAAGCCCAAATGTCGCAATCATGGTCGACAAAGCCATCAAAACCAAATAGCTGGAACCTGTCTGTGCGTTTTTTCTCAGTAGAGAAAATAAGTCCTTAAATTCATCAGTAGTGGCATGTCTAACCCAAGGCAGATAGGAATGAAGCAGTTCTTCTTTTAGCCTTCCTGTCGGCAGTAAATTGGTGTTGATTTCAGCGGGTCCATTTATTTCTTCGGCTTTGATGAGAGATGTTCCTAGGAGCAGTTTGGCTTTTTTCTCTACAAGGCTAATGGTCAATTCTTTCTTTTTACCTTCTTCGCCGTCTAATGCAAAATCTATAGTTTCTGAGGAGGAAACTATAGCTTCACTCGTTGAAATGTATCCTACAAACTGTGGGAGAGCACCTCCCTTGATAGGGAAAAATAGATTTTGTAGCCCAAATTGGATAAGAGAAAATAGGCTTTTCGGTGCCAAAATCAAGAGGTGAACCCGTCCATCATCAAGTCCCGATCCTTGAATTACCCTTCGGAAAATCAAGTTGCTTTCACAATGTGCCACGGCGAGAATTCCCATCGCGGCAGTTTTTATCGTTTTTTCGTCATTGCTGCCATTTTTGTATGAAATTGTGTAGGGCTTGAGTTTTACCTTGCGGAAAAGTTTCAGAAGTTGCATGAAGCGGATTTTTAACCCTTCAAAAAAATTACTGGCAGAATTGGTGTATAGAATACTAAGCGAGGATCCTATTACCAAAGAGTTAAAGGTCAACTCCTTATTTACCTGCATCAGGTCTACATTAGGAATTCCCTCTGCTTCTTGAATTTCCTGCCAAGCTTTTTCCAGTGTGGCATTGATGCCAAAGCCTTTCTTTCCCTGTTCCATCTTCGGGTGGGGGAGCAGCCCTATGTTGACTTCACTGTCTTTTACTAGTTCAACAAGTTCTTTTAGAAGGAAGTCCGGCAGAGAGCAGGCGAGCCAATCATCTGATGAATACTCAGTGGGGTCAAGTTCTGCAAAAGAGACGTGGTTTTCAGGCTTAGGATCGAGCCTTTCTACTAACTCATCCAGTTTTTCCTGTTCTGTTTCCGGATCATATACAAAAGTGATTTTCTTCATTATTGAATTTTATAATGTCCAAACTGGGATGATTGCGGGTCTATGTCTTCAACTTTGCTTGAAATGTTAGCCTTTTAGTAATCAGACTGATAGGGATCGAAGTCTTTTGCCTGCTGATTAAATAAATTTCATCAATATATATTATTGCTCAGAATACGCATTCATTTCCCTCAAGCGGTCGATGCAATGATCCAAAGATCGGTAATGATGATAGATTCCCTTCCATATATTGCCTTTTCCTACAGTTTTCAACTCAGGTTGTTTATCCAGCCCGCCCGAATACCAACCACCATTTTCATGATCAATTAAGTAAGTGTCTGTGTATTTCCAGAGTTTTACAAACTTCCCGTAATAGTCCTGTGTGTCATCCGGATATAGCTCCGCCATAAGCAAAAGCGCATTCATTCCTTCTGCCTGTGCCCACCAGTTTTTAGTATCGTGGGTAATTCGGAAACCGTCCTCAAAATAATAGCCTTCATCATAAAAACCGCCGGCATTTTTATCCCAGCCATTTTCCAACGCATGATCGATCATTTTTTT contains:
- a CDS encoding replication-associated recombination protein A, with translation MNNTPLAERMRPTRLEDLIGQEHLSSSTSFLFKAIKSGNVPSLILWGPPGVGKTTIANIIANEIKAPFYTLSAISSGVKDIREVIEKAKFQQGVVLFIDEIHRFNKSQQDALLGAVEKGVIRLIGATTENPSFEVNAALLSRCQVFTLNSLGKAELEGMIRQALEKDAELKKLDVKLKESDALLRISGGDGRKLLNLLEIVIDGINEDPCVITDEKVMKIAQQKVALYDKSGEQHYDIISAFIKSIRGSDPNAAVYWLARMIEGGEDVKFIARRLVILASEDIGNANPNALLLATNCFEAVKIIGYPESRIILSQCVTYLASSQKSNAAYMAINQAQALVREKGDLSVPLHLRNAPTKLMKDLNYGKAYKYSHDFSGNFVNQEFLPDEIKGLKLYDPGENARENELRRYLSSKWQGKYGY
- a CDS encoding diphthine--ammonia ligase; the protein is MLTKEKAIFNWSGGKDSALTLYKLQQSQDFEIACLLTSISGKYQRISMHGVRVDLLEAQAEHIGIPLVKMEVPDMPSMAVYEETMRNMLSGLKKEGITASVFGDIFLEDLRTYREGKLAELDLKGVFPLWKRPTDLLIREFLDLGFKTITTCVNEKYLDKSFVGRVIDEEFLKDLPDDVDPCGENGEFHTFVYDGPIFSKPINFKKGEIVLRKYEAPKSEDDADQCFSDKKEDPARYGFWYCDLIPV
- a CDS encoding TIGR00341 family protein, coding for MKKITFVYDPETEQEKLDELVERLDPKPENHVSFAELDPTEYSSDDWLACSLPDFLLKELVELVKDSEVNIGLLPHPKMEQGKKGFGINATLEKAWQEIQEAEGIPNVDLMQVNKELTFNSLVIGSSLSILYTNSASNFFEGLKIRFMQLLKLFRKVKLKPYTISYKNGSNDEKTIKTAAMGILAVAHCESNLIFRRVIQGSGLDDGRVHLLILAPKSLFSLIQFGLQNLFFPIKGGALPQFVGYISTSEAIVSSSETIDFALDGEEGKKKELTISLVEKKAKLLLGTSLIKAEEINGPAEINTNLLPTGRLKEELLHSYLPWVRHATTDEFKDLFSLLRKNAQTGSSYLVLMALSTMIATFGLFGDSAPVVIGAMILAPLMGPIISLAMGALRQDTLLIKNSMVTIFWGIVLGLIFSILITWITPLEDLNNQITARIRPNLLDLGIAIASGIAGAYAYSKEEISKTLAGVAISVALVPPLAVAGIGIGWLDWNVFWGAMLLLGTNLAGIVMAASLTFLMLGFSPFRLAKRGLLISLGILIAIALPLGLTFNKMVEENEIIQGLSGKEIPHGLLRQVKVVQMQPLKLSVTILSEKALDEQDFLEIQQEIEEEIGQSIALELTLGVKIDSVEK
- a CDS encoding DUF4440 domain-containing protein; amino-acid sequence: MKTLLLPFFLLISSAAFCQNPLNTKGESQEIIDLIGSYSKARDTRDTVLLKEILTEDIDQLVSSGEWRKGLGEAVKGMNESSVSIPGDRILKVESIRFLNPDAAIVDCRYEIKNADRTIRKMWSTFVVVTETEQWKISAIRNMLPTGE
- a CDS encoding M20/M25/M40 family metallo-hydrolase; its protein translation is MNRKLFVLPALLLAGMTFAQEVDLEAIEKIKKEGLGNSKVEEIAFQLVDKAGPRLSNSEGYERATEYAIKQLSDWGLENAAAEPWGEFGRGWEMEKSYIAMTKPYYMPFIAIPKAWTESTKGEVSGKVIFLDIQKEEDFAEYKGKLKGAIIAIKPTGTQEPTFEPDAVRYTVEQLHGMEHPTPRGNSGYTPEMLAQFRAAREFAAKVNLFIAEEGAALIIKGVNGRHGTLFTSSPRGYLKDTPVGVPELETAPENVNLMARLSENGVKVEVEAEVKTRYRTEDLQGYNVIAEIPGSDPSLKSEVVMLGGHLDSWHGANGATDNAAGCIVMMEAVRILKATGLQPKRTVRIALWGGEEQGLHGSRGYVKNHFGDRETMELKPEYEKISAYYNIDNGTGRIRGIYLQGNAAVEPIFNEWFTSLDDIVEDRTITISNTGGTDHQSFDALSIPGFQFIQDPIEYRTRTHHTNMDTFERLELDDLKQMSVVIASFVFNTAQRDGILPRKELTKTE
- a CDS encoding 2Fe-2S iron-sulfur cluster-binding protein — encoded protein: MVNFTVEDQDGNRQECEAPDDMGFNLMEILKAYEYPILATCGGMALCGTCHIEVLEGKDELGQATDPELDQLENLPEYYPTSRLACQIRIGDVLEGAVLKLRGEDQ
- a CDS encoding NAD(P)/FAD-dependent oxidoreductase, giving the protein MIHTDLCIIGAGPVGLFAVFEAGLLKMRCHLIDALPQVGGQLSEIYPQKPIYDIPGYPEVNAQDLVDNLMEQAKPFSPTFTLGERVDHLDKQEDGSYIVTTSDKTKVHAQVIVIAGGLGCFEPRKPVVENLEIFEGKGVTYMVKNPETFRDKNVILAGGGDSALDWTIFLSKVAKRVTLVHRNETFRGAPDSAAKVFDLANNGKIDLILSANLKELGGNGKLDSVTFVDKSKIEIKLEADYLIPLFGLSPKLGPIADWGLSIDKNAIEVDTRDYSTGVERIYAIGDINTYPGKLKLILCGFHEAAIMMHSAFKYVYPDQKLSFKYTTVNGVNSF
- a CDS encoding MarR family winged helix-turn-helix transcriptional regulator produces the protein MTQEQYSKYSFLLDRTARKVKQYAQQQFKSGDFDVTVDQWLVLKNLSENDVLSQTELANLVFKDHPTLTRIIDLLCKKGYVERVPHPQDRRSFQLHLTETGVSKVSSLRPEIHQIREKAWENLSPRDFEEFKRILNTIYQNLNGESLDQ